Sequence from the Lentilitoribacter sp. Alg239-R112 genome:
AGCAGATATCGAACCATTCCGTGGAATTTTACTCGGTTTGTTTTTCATGGCTGTCGGTTTGTCTCTCGATCTTCAAGTTATTTATGAAAATATGCTTTTGATCCTTTTGTCGGTCCCGATCATCATGTCCGTGAAGGCCATCGTCATTTATCAATTGTGTCGTGGGTTTGGTTCGCACTCAAACGAAGCAATTCGCGTAGCAAGCATTTTACCCCAAAGCGGTGAATTTGGTTTTGTAGCGTTTACAGCAGCTACCGCAAATCAACTACTATCGCAATCGACAGCATCAACACTTGTTGCCATTGTTACAATCTCCATGGCGCTTACTCCGCTGGTTGTTAGAGTTGGAAACATGCTATTATCCAATGTTGCAGATGAGGGCATGGAAGAAGATTTCAAGGACGCGGGATCCGATGTTTTGATGATCGGATTTTCTCGTTTTGGTCAAATTGCATCACAAGTTTTTCTAACCGGCGGAACGGATGTTACTATTCTTGATCAATCGGCAGAACGTATTCGCAATGCGCGGAAATTTGGGTTCCGAATTTACTTTGGCGATGGCCGCCGCCGCGATGTGCTCAAAGCAGCGGGAATTGAACGCGCAAAAATAGTTGCAGTCTGCACAAATGAGCGCGACACAACGGATAAAATCGTTGAACTTATTCGTTCCGAATATCCAAACGTAAAGCTTTTTGTTCGTTCATATGATCGTGCACACACGCTGGCACTGAGAGCGACGGGTGTTGAATACGAAATCCGAGAAACCTTCGAATCAGGCATCGAATTTGGCCGCAAAACACTAGAACATCTTGGTATGACAGAACAATTATCATCAGAAATATCTGATGAAGTCCGGCACCGCGATGAAGAACGCCTTGCTCTGCAAGAAGTAGACGGTGTTGCTGCAGGAGGCGATCGGATTTTGACAAAACCAATCAAACCTGAACCCTTGGTAAAGCCAAAACCAGATAATCAAGAAGGCAGCAATTAAATGGTGAGCGAAAAAACAGATGTTGTTGAAGCCCAACCGAAGTTTGTAACGGGTTCAACAATGCGTCATGTTATGACGATGACGGCAACCGGCTCCATCGGCCTTGTGGCAATCTTTTTAGTCGATGCATTTAACCTGTTTTACATTTCACTCCTTGGTGAAGATGAACTTGCTGCAGCTATTGGTTATGCCGGCACGCTGTTATTTTTCACAATGTCGCTTAATATCGGTCTCTCAATTGCCGCCACTGCACTCACATCACGTGCCTTAGGCAGTGGTGACAAGGCAGAGGCCCGCAATCTTGCAGGCGCATCTTTATTCTATATGTTTGCACTTTCGGCAATTGTCGTTGCTCTAGCCTATCCCTTTATAGATGACCTACTTGCCTGGATCGGCGCCACCGGAAACACTGCAGTTCTAGCCCAAGGTTATATGGAAATCGTTATATTATCTTTACCCGTTCTTGGCTTAGGAATGTGTTGCGCTTCGCTTCTAAGAGCAGTTGGTGACGCTAAAAGTGCAATGTATGTAACACTAGGCGCTGGTTTTCTCACAGCCATTTTAGATCCCCTATTTATTTTTGGTTTCGACATGGGAATAAACGGTGCCGCAACAGCGACCGTTATTTCGCGTTTTTTCATGGTTGGCTTCGGGTTCTATGTCCTAATTAAAACACATGACTTAATTGCATTCCCGACACTGCAAACAATCATTCGCGAGATTAAACCCTTCATGATTATTGGCGGCCCTGCCATTTTGACCCAACTGGCAACACCAATTGGAAACACCTACATGACTGCAACAGTTGCCGAATATGGAGACTCTGCCGTGGCCGGGTGGGCTGTTGTTGGCCGCATTATTCCAGTTGCTTTTGGTGCGTTATTTGCACTATCGGGCGCAATAGGCCCCATTCTTGGCCAAAATTTAGGTGCCCGTAAATTCCACCGGATTGAAGATGCAATTAAGGATAGTTTTATCTTTACCGCCGTTTACGTCATAGTCGTATCTGCGATTCTGGCGCTCGCACGTGAACCGATAGCCGATGTATTTGGTGCAACAGGTCAAGCACGAGACGTCATCACATTTTTCTGCCTCTGGATAGCCATCAGTTTTCTGTTCAACGGCATGTTATTTTCTGCAAATGCCGCATTTAATAATCTTGGGTTTGCCCTCTATTCAACCTTATTTAACTGGGGTCGCTCAACATTGGGTGTTATCCCCTTTGTTTGGATTGGCTCGCAATATTATGGTATTAATGGTGCTCTTGCGGGTTATGGTTTAGGAGCAGTCTTCTTTGGTATAGCGAGTGCGGTTGTTTGCTTACGTGTTGTCAAAAAACTTGCCGAGAAAGCAGATCACGAAGATCAAGACGGCTTGCATTATCCACCTGCTGCACAATCCCCATTCACAAGCGGTAAGGCATCCGCACTCTAACTTAAAGCGCGTTCTAGCTCTCGTTTGAGATCATCTCTTATACCAACACTCGACGCAAGAATTTCATCGGCTCGCAAGAAGTCCAACACGCGGAAATCATGGATATCGGGTACCAAGAATATATCCGGTGGTGATTTTTGGAGCCTGAGATCAATAATAGATTGCATCATCAATTGGCTTGCGCCAAAAGCCGCATCTGTCGTGCCGGGTATTTTACCGTCATCGCCATTTGGAAATCCTGCAACATCAATTGCAATCACAACATCCGCTACACCCTCAAGGTGATCAAACGGAAGCGGATTATAAATTCCACCATCAATCAAAAATCGTCCATCTCGTTTTACAGATTTAAACACTGCTGGAATAGCTGCCGATGCCGCTATGGCTGAATGCAGATCACCTTGGTCCATAATTGTTTCATGATGGCCATAATAATCCGTCGCTATCAGTTTTGTAGGAATTTTTAGATCATCAAAACTCAGTGGAATTTGCTCTGGCAGAAACGCAGATAGAATCCGTTCGATGTTAAACTGCCCGAGACTGACACCTTCTGAAAACACGGCACGCCAACCGGGGCGCCTTGCTTTCCACGCACGTGTCGCGATTTCCTTTGGATCATTAAGCGTATCATCAATAAAAGATCTGATATCTTGCCCGCTCATACCTGACGCCATGGCGGACCCCATGATTGCCCCCACAGATGTGCCACTTATGGCAACAGGTGTCAGGCCAAGTTCATCTAACACCTCGATGACATGGACATGAGCAAAACCACGCGCACCACCGCCACCAAATGCCACTGCAATTGTTTTGTCACTCATTTATAAGCTCCATCTATGATCACATTAGATGTTATAAATATAGAACCACATTCTGGTTTCGCCAAATGAACGCGCGTCCTGCAACTCAAACCGTTCATCAAGCTTTGGCTCTATGTCACTATGTTCTTCCAAGATGACTAAAGCTCCTTCTCGAAGCCACTCATGATCGGCTGCGGTGTTAATAGCTTTCTCACCCAAGCCTTGACTGTAAGGAGGGTCTGCAAACAGAATGTCAAATTTATCAACAGTCCCACGAGGACCAAGTTTTGTCGCGTCTCGACGGAAAACACGTGTGCAGCCCTGAAGTGCCAAGTTGTCAACATTCTGGCGTAGAAGCCCACGACCCTCTATACTCGTCTCCACGAACAAAACAAATTCTGCGCCACGTGAGAGTGCTTCAACTCCGACAGCACCAGTTCCAGCAAACAACTCAAGAACACGCCCATCTTTCAGATGGTCAGAGTAGCTGTGTGTGAGTATATTAAACAGGCTTTCACGTGTCCGATCTTTTGTCGGTCGAATATCATTACTTTTGGGAGCGGCAATGGGCCGCCCTTTATATTTACCTCCGACGATCCGCATTTGGTCCTTTTTTCATCTTGCTTTTAAAAGGTTTAGCGTTTTTGGAAGTATCGCCCTTATTAGAACTCGTCTTGCCGTTCGCATCACCACTTTTTTTTGAGCGAAACGTTTTTTGAGGGTCGAGCTTATCTTTAGATCGGTGCCAATTGCCTTTGGCAGGTTCGCGGCCTCGGTCAGCTACATCCTCTTTTTTCTCAACTGTTGGACGTGCCCCCTTACCCATCCATACATTAGCGGATCTATCACGCGGACCTCTGTAACCCGATTTTTTTTCTTCTTTAGGTTCGTCTTTATCAAACTTGCCTCGTTTGCTGCGATCTTCAAAACCGCCTGGCCTTGTGCTCAATCGATCACGTGCACGTTCTTTGCGTTCAACTTCTGTAAGTTTTCGGCGAGGTTTCCACTCCGCAGCTTTCTCACGCTCTTCCTTGCTCTCATGTTCGCGAAGTGGCGCATCAAAATTAGCACCCGAATCTTCTATCAAGCGTGGTCCAAGTTGATCGCGCAACATTCTGCCACGCACTTCAACAACTTTTCCTTCTTCAAGTTCTGCCAATTGGAACGGACCGTAAGAAAGACGGATCAGGCGGTTTACATCAAGCCCAAGTGCGCCAAGCACGACTTTAATTTCGCGATTTTTTCCCTCGCGCAGACCCATCGTGATCCATACGTTAGAACCCTGAACACGATCTAACGTGGCTTCAATCGAGCCATAAAGCACGCCTTCTACTGCGATACCGTCCTTAAGCTCATCTAGTTGAGCCTGATCAATCTTACCATGCGCACGCACACGATAACGGCGAAGCCAACCCGTGGATGGTAGTTCCAAAGTGCGTGCAAGTCCCCCATCATTGGTTAGGAGCAAAAGACCCTCAGTATTGATATCCAAACGACCAATAGACATCACGCGGGGCAATTCTTCTGGCAGTTTTTCAAATACGGTTGGACGTCCCTCAGGATCATTATTTGTC
This genomic interval carries:
- a CDS encoding MATE family efflux transporter; protein product: MVSEKTDVVEAQPKFVTGSTMRHVMTMTATGSIGLVAIFLVDAFNLFYISLLGEDELAAAIGYAGTLLFFTMSLNIGLSIAATALTSRALGSGDKAEARNLAGASLFYMFALSAIVVALAYPFIDDLLAWIGATGNTAVLAQGYMEIVILSLPVLGLGMCCASLLRAVGDAKSAMYVTLGAGFLTAILDPLFIFGFDMGINGAATATVISRFFMVGFGFYVLIKTHDLIAFPTLQTIIREIKPFMIIGGPAILTQLATPIGNTYMTATVAEYGDSAVAGWAVVGRIIPVAFGALFALSGAIGPILGQNLGARKFHRIEDAIKDSFIFTAVYVIVVSAILALAREPIADVFGATGQARDVITFFCLWIAISFLFNGMLFSANAAFNNLGFALYSTLFNWGRSTLGVIPFVWIGSQYYGINGALAGYGLGAVFFGIASAVVCLRVVKKLAEKADHEDQDGLHYPPAAQSPFTSGKASAL
- the rsmD gene encoding 16S rRNA (guanine(966)-N(2))-methyltransferase RsmD, which produces MRIVGGKYKGRPIAAPKSNDIRPTKDRTRESLFNILTHSYSDHLKDGRVLELFAGTGAVGVEALSRGAEFVLFVETSIEGRGLLRQNVDNLALQGCTRVFRRDATKLGPRGTVDKFDILFADPPYSQGLGEKAINTAADHEWLREGALVILEEHSDIEPKLDERFELQDARSFGETRMWFYIYNI
- a CDS encoding patatin-like phospholipase family protein, translating into MSDKTIAVAFGGGGARGFAHVHVIEVLDELGLTPVAISGTSVGAIMGSAMASGMSGQDIRSFIDDTLNDPKEIATRAWKARRPGWRAVFSEGVSLGQFNIERILSAFLPEQIPLSFDDLKIPTKLIATDYYGHHETIMDQGDLHSAIAASAAIPAVFKSVKRDGRFLIDGGIYNPLPFDHLEGVADVVIAIDVAGFPNGDDGKIPGTTDAAFGASQLMMQSIIDLRLQKSPPDIFLVPDIHDFRVLDFLRADEILASSVGIRDDLKRELERALS
- a CDS encoding monovalent cation:proton antiporter-2 (CPA2) family protein, producing the protein MAEADANLFNYAIVLLGSAVIAAPLFKRIGLGTVLGYLTAGIVIGPILGFIADSEKILHVAELGVVLLLFIIGLELKPSRLWRMRRDILGMGSIQVLVTGLILMAFSYYFAVDSISTAIVIGFSLALSSTAFTLQILNESGDLNRSYGQKAFSILLFQDIAIIPLLALVAILAPSADPSTDSMLQDVTIAALAIIFLILTGRYLLNPLFQVIASTGAKEAMIAAALFVVLAAGAMMEYAGLSMALGAFIAGVMLSESSFRHELEADIEPFRGILLGLFFMAVGLSLDLQVIYENMLLILLSVPIIMSVKAIVIYQLCRGFGSHSNEAIRVASILPQSGEFGFVAFTAATANQLLSQSTASTLVAIVTISMALTPLVVRVGNMLLSNVADEGMEEDFKDAGSDVLMIGFSRFGQIASQVFLTGGTDVTILDQSAERIRNARKFGFRIYFGDGRRRDVLKAAGIERAKIVAVCTNERDTTDKIVELIRSEYPNVKLFVRSYDRAHTLALRATGVEYEIRETFESGIEFGRKTLEHLGMTEQLSSEISDEVRHRDEERLALQEVDGVAAGGDRILTKPIKPEPLVKPKPDNQEGSN